A single genomic interval of Flavihumibacter rivuli harbors:
- the folD gene encoding bifunctional methylenetetrahydrofolate dehydrogenase/methenyltetrahydrofolate cyclohydrolase FolD — protein MQILDGLLVSRATKEELKIKVAQLVTEGKKVPHLAAILVGNNGASETYVGAKVKACEEIGFKSTLIRLEAEISEFKLLSIIEDLNNDLDIDGILVQLPLPKHISDEKVINTIHPSKDVDGFHPVNVGKMVQGLDTFIPATPYGIMLMLEHYKIDTKGKHAVVIGRSNIVGRPMSILLSQAANPGNCTVTITHSHTHNLEELCRNADIIVAALGKPEFVKANMVKDGAIVIDVGITRVADSSKKSGFALKGDVDFKEVAPKCSFITPVPGGVGPMTIAALMKNTYKACLDKN, from the coding sequence ATGCAAATTTTAGACGGTCTGTTGGTCTCCAGGGCCACAAAGGAAGAACTGAAAATCAAGGTTGCCCAGCTGGTAACGGAAGGCAAAAAAGTCCCTCACCTCGCTGCCATCCTGGTGGGAAACAATGGCGCCAGCGAAACTTATGTAGGCGCAAAGGTCAAGGCCTGTGAAGAGATCGGGTTCAAATCCACCCTTATCCGGCTGGAAGCAGAGATCAGCGAGTTCAAGCTGCTTTCCATCATTGAAGACCTCAATAACGACCTCGATATCGATGGCATCCTGGTTCAGCTACCCCTGCCCAAGCATATCTCTGACGAGAAGGTGATCAATACCATCCACCCTTCCAAGGATGTTGACGGCTTCCACCCCGTTAACGTGGGCAAAATGGTACAGGGGCTGGACACCTTTATCCCGGCTACCCCTTATGGCATCATGCTGATGCTGGAGCACTATAAGATCGACACAAAGGGAAAACATGCTGTTGTCATCGGCAGGAGCAATATCGTTGGCCGCCCCATGAGCATCCTGCTCAGCCAGGCCGCCAACCCAGGCAACTGCACCGTCACCATCACCCACTCCCATACCCATAACCTCGAAGAACTTTGCAGGAATGCCGATATCATTGTGGCTGCATTGGGTAAACCGGAGTTCGTAAAAGCGAATATGGTCAAGGATGGCGCCATCGTCATTGATGTAGGCATCACCCGGGTGGCCGACAGCTCAAAGAAATCCGGCTTTGCCCTCAAAGGCGATGTTGACTTCAAGGAGGTAGCACCCAAATGCTCCTTTATCACCCCGGTACCGGGTGGCGTAGGCCCCATGACCATTGCCGCCCTGATGAAGAATACCTACAAGGCCTGTTTAGATAAGAACTGA